From the Glandiceps talaboti chromosome 12, keGlaTala1.1, whole genome shotgun sequence genome, one window contains:
- the LOC144443294 gene encoding somatostatin receptor type 2-like, producing the protein MMAVLDYDLNRPIHSLAPAVLGLIVFIGVFGNSATIVALVTQLKMKTISNLYFLNIAVIDLIFVLCIPFLAYQFSQTRWIFGIAVCKLILPLDSLNQIVTAYTLVLVSIDRYFVIVYPEAASHIRSRKRAKVANAIVWVIAILLVLPMLVHASVDTGSDEIERCFYIWPKQYGDYWYIVYTFTVAYIIPFLCVSFIFILILKSYTKGRWKPDSEGTTNQRKTTKGVTHLVLLISVIYVVFWLPYYLVLLIKMYKQPNRHSYYDYSAYVTSLCFAYADSCINPLIYAIFSENFRQGFISVIPLWSSKDSKGITGEYRNWILRSWSRDYPRSTCSESAKSYPALESNRFSVLGLTSDQQKARRHRRRTI; encoded by the coding sequence ATGATGGCTGTGCTTGATTATGACTTGAACAGACCAATCCATTCCCTGGCACCGGCCGTGCTTGGTCTTATCGTCTTCATCGGAGTTTTCGGAAACAGCGCCACCATCGTTGCATTAGTAACCCAATTGAAGATGAAAACGATATCAAATTTGTACTTTTTGAATATAGCTGTAATTGATCTGATATTTGTACTCTGCATACCCTTCTTAGCATACCAGTTTTCACAAACCCGTTGGATATTTGGAATTGCAGTTTGTAAGTTGATTCTCCCCTTGGATTCACTGAATCAAATAGTAACGGCGTATACTCTTGTATTAGTATCAATTGACAGATATTTTGTTATAGTTTATCCAGAAGCTGCTTCGCACATACGGAGTAGAAAACGTGCCAAAGTGGCGAATGCAATTGTTTGGGTAATCGCCATATTACTTGTCTTACCAATGCTAGTGCATGCCTCAGTTGACACCGGAAGTGACGAAATAGAACGATGTTTCTATATCTGGCCAAAACAATATGGCGATTACTGGTATATCGTGTATACATTCACAGTTGCATACATCATCCCCTTTCTGTGCGTTTCGTTTATTTTCATCCTAATTTTAAAAAGCTACACGAAAGGTCGATGGAAACCAGATAGCGAAGGTACAACTAATCAACGGAAAACGACAAAGGGGGTTACCCACTTAGTTTTGTTAATCTCTGTTATATATGTCGTCTTCTGGTTACCATACTATTTAGTTCTTCtgattaaaatgtacaaacaacCAAATCGCCATAGCTATTATGATTATTCCGCTTACGTCACAAGTCTGTGCTTTGCGTATGCTGACAGCTGCATCAACCCACTGATTTATGCTATTTTTAGCGAAAATTTCAGACAGGGCTTCATTAGTGTAATACCGTTGTGGAGTTCAAAAGACTCCAAGGGTATAACAGGGGAGTatagaaattggatattgcgaAGCTGGTCACGAGATTACCCTCGTTCTACATGTAGCGAGTCTGCCAAATCTTACCCAGCTTTAGAATCAAACCGCTTCTCAGTTTTAGGCCTGACTTCTGATCAACAGAAAGCCAGAAGACATAGACGTCGCACtatataa